From Montipora foliosa isolate CH-2021 chromosome 6, ASM3666993v2, whole genome shotgun sequence, a single genomic window includes:
- the LOC138008924 gene encoding adenosine receptor A3-like, protein MKNQSAGNFTGQMALKFLNDPSKSEGIVWCCILALETVLIAVGNLVVVVLFAQYKKLRKKSLFIVINLAFADLLGGLQVPWDIYLYLGPQVNLWAPPSNDGLYIFQNIFFYGFLLASIIFAALISGERLHAIRYPLRHRNIAVREYCVVLFISWVLALVFSTVFTVLLFVSSHKLAFNFLMSFILMALLIVCCCNISIWISFKRQNIHFPQQKKSQRLTKTLIIVSLMTACSWFPLIIFTYCVPDEEAVDFTIGTSTVFHAFWMVYSLSVANSFLNPIFYALRIPAFRQVLRLSCLRRLKTAKIQQDQGRQDAKGAALIFTDRLPKLELEAICQDLLPAHNEECYETKL, encoded by the coding sequence ATGAAGAACCAGTCAGCGGGGAATTTTACTGGCCAAATGGCTCTCAAATTTCTGAATGATCCGTCCAAGTCAGAGGGCATTGTATGGTGCTGTATCTTGGCCTTAGAAACTGTCTTAATTGCTGTGGGAAACTTGGTTGTGGTTGTACTATTTGCACAGTACAAGAAACTGAGAAAGAAGAGCTTGTTTATTGTCATCAACTTGGCGTTTGCTGATCTTCTTGGTGGTCTACAAGTGCCTTGGGATATTTACCTGTATTTGGGGCCTCAGGTCAACTTATGGGCACCACCTTCGAATGACGGTCtatacatttttcaaaatatcttCTTTTACGGCTTTCTTCTGGCCTCGATTATATTCGCAGCCTTGATTTCTGGGGAGAGACTTCATGCAATTCGATATCCACTAAGGCATCGAAATATTGCAGTACGAGAATACTGCGTTGTCCTTTTTATTTCATGGGTGCTAGCTTTGGTTTTTTCCACGGTATTCACTGTATTGCTCTTTGTAAGTTCGCATAAACtggcttttaattttcttatgtCTTTTATTCTAATGGCATTATTGATTGTCTGCTGCTGTAATATAAGTATTTGGATATCTTTCAAACGCCAAAATATTCACTTTCCACAACAGAAAAAAAGCCAACGCTTGACCAAAACTCTGATAATCGTTTCCCTAATGACTGCGTGTTCGTGGTTTCCGTTGATTATTTTCACTTATTGTGTCCCCGATGAAGAAGCTGTTGATTTTACCATAGGAACATCAACAGTTTTCCACGCCTTCTGGATGGTTTACTCTTTGAGCGTTGCTAACTCTTTTTTAAATCCTATCTTTTATGCTTTGAGAATCCCAGCGTTTAGACAGGTGCTGCGTTTATCTTGTTTAAGAAGgctaaaaacagcaaagataCAACAGGACCAGGGAAGACAGGATGCTAAAGGTGCGGCTTTGATCTTCACAGATCGACTTCCTAAACTGGAATTGGAAGCAATTTGTCAGGATCTACTTCCAGCTCATAACGAGGAATGTTACGAAACAAAATTGTAA
- the LOC138008925 gene encoding galanin receptor 2a-like, with amino-acid sequence MSLNFLHKPAKAEGLVWCCILALETVLIVVGNLVVVVLFVQYKQLRKKSLFIVINSGFADLLGGLHVPWDIYLYLGPQVNLWAPPSNDDLYIFQNIFFYGFLLASIIFAALISGERLHAIRYPLRHRNIEVREYCVVLFTSWALALVISMVFTVLLFISSIKLAFNFLMSFFLMALLIVCCCNISIWRSFKRRNILFPRQEKSQRLTKTLIIVSLMTACSWFPLIIFTYCVLGRKPVDLTTKEFHAYWMVYSLSVANSFLNPILYALRIPAFRQVLSSCCLRRHVSVKIQQDRRRNDSKGVAFIFTDRFPTLGLCRDPAYNKELYDTKL; translated from the coding sequence ATGTCTCTCAATTTTCTACATAAACCTGCTAAAGCAGAGGGCCTTGTGTGGTGCTGTATCTTGGCCTTAGAAACCGTTTTAATTGTCGTGGGAAACTTGGTTGTGGTTGTGCTATTTGTGCAGTACAAGCAACTTcgaaaaaaaagtttgtttatcGTCATCAACTCGGGGTTTGCAGATCTTCTTGGTGGTCTACATGTGCCTTGGGATATTTACCTGTATTTGGGGCCTCAGGTCAACTTATGGGCACCACCTTCGAATGACGATCtatacatttttcaaaatatcttCTTTTACGGCTTTCTGCTGGCCTCGATTATATTCGCAGCCTTGATTTCTGGGGAGAGACTTCATGCAATTCGATATCCACTAAGGCATCGAAATATTGAAGTACGAGAATACTGCGTTGTCCTTTTTACTTCATGGGCGCTAGCTTTGGTTATATCCATGGTATTCACTGTATTGCTCTTTATAAGTTCGATTAAATtggcttttaattttcttatgtCTTTTTTTCTAATGGCATTATTGATTGTCTGCTGCTGTAATATTAGTATTTGGAGATCATTCAAACGCCGAAATATTCTCTTTCCACGACAGGAAAAAAGCCAACGCTTGACCAAAACTCTGATAATCGTTTCCCTAATGACTGCGTGTTCGTGGTTTCCGTTGATTATTTTCACGTATTGTGTTCTCGGTAGGAAGCCCGTCGATCTTACGACAAAAGAATTCCACGCTTACTGGATGGTTTACTCTTTGAGTGTTGCTAACTCTTTTTTAAATCCTATCCTCTATGCTTTAAGAATCCCAGCGTTTAGGCAGGTGCTCAGTTCGTGTTGTTTAAGAAGGCACGTGTCAGTAAAGATACAGCAGGACCGGAGAAGAAATGACTCTAAAGGTGTGGCCTTCATCTTCACGGACAGATTTCCTACACTGGGATTATGTCGGGATCCAGCTTATAACAAGGAACTTTACGAcacaaaattgtaa